In one Sphingomonas sp. AP4-R1 genomic region, the following are encoded:
- a CDS encoding aminotransferase class V-fold PLP-dependent enzyme codes for MTDRDDMTGVTRRALLQGAALAAAASPLAGAAAAAPGVDLRRELLLDPDLLYFNAANIAPTFRSVIDTQEKELRAFQANPSREYREKYPVAADRLRARLGKRLGVTGEEIALLRNSSEANTVAVLGLDLKPGDEVIVAEHNHQSTLDSWKLRARREGLVVKVLPTPFAATSPQQVADDIAGAVTTRTRAIFLSHVTNVTGLAYPVAAIAQIARSSGAWLHVDGAQTFGWMRLNLPALGVDSYAGSTHKWMMGPLEAGLLYVRRDRQDRLNPTMLSHGYWLTDTRNLQTAQRYEILGQRDDPKLEAVEATLDRLDALGEAWIETETRAKAAEMRGILAGVPRARIVGSGDPALSGAIITVAFPGRDITAMRAKLWKEHKLATAQAVAGGDALIRFSPHIYNSRAEMERVAELLAKA; via the coding sequence ATGACGGATCGGGACGACATGACGGGCGTGACGCGGCGCGCTTTGCTGCAGGGCGCGGCGCTGGCGGCGGCCGCGTCCCCGCTGGCGGGCGCCGCGGCGGCGGCGCCCGGCGTCGATCTTCGCCGCGAACTGCTGCTCGATCCCGATCTGCTCTATTTCAACGCCGCCAACATCGCGCCCACCTTCCGCAGCGTGATCGACACGCAGGAGAAGGAGCTGCGCGCCTTCCAGGCCAATCCCTCGCGCGAATATCGCGAGAAATATCCGGTCGCCGCCGATCGCCTCCGCGCCCGGCTGGGCAAAAGGCTCGGCGTGACGGGCGAGGAGATCGCTTTGCTGCGCAACAGCAGCGAGGCGAATACGGTCGCGGTCCTCGGCCTCGATCTGAAGCCCGGCGACGAAGTGATCGTGGCCGAGCATAACCACCAGTCCACGCTCGACAGCTGGAAGCTCAGGGCCAGGCGCGAGGGACTGGTTGTGAAGGTGCTGCCCACGCCGTTCGCCGCCACTTCGCCACAGCAGGTGGCCGATGACATCGCGGGCGCCGTCACCACGCGCACGCGCGCCATCTTCCTCAGCCACGTCACCAACGTCACCGGCCTCGCTTATCCCGTCGCCGCCATCGCCCAGATCGCGCGCAGCTCGGGCGCGTGGCTGCATGTCGATGGTGCGCAGACCTTCGGCTGGATGCGGCTCAACCTGCCGGCGCTCGGCGTCGATTCCTATGCGGGCAGCACGCATAAATGGATGATGGGGCCGCTGGAGGCGGGGCTGCTCTATGTGCGGCGCGATCGGCAGGACCGGCTCAACCCCACGATGCTGAGCCACGGCTACTGGCTCACCGACACGCGCAACCTGCAAACGGCGCAGCGCTACGAGATATTGGGCCAGCGCGACGATCCCAAGCTGGAGGCGGTGGAGGCGACGCTCGATCGGCTCGATGCGCTGGGCGAGGCGTGGATCGAGACGGAGACGCGCGCGAAGGCGGCCGAGATGCGCGGCATTCTCGCAGGGGTGCCGCGCGCGCGGATCGTGGGCAGCGGCGATCCGGCGCTTTCGGGCGCGATCATCACGGTGGCCTTTCCCGGCCGCGATATTACGGCCATGCGGGCGAAGCTCTGGAAGGAGCATAAGCTGGCCACCGCGCAGGCGGTGGCGGGCGGGGATGCGCTGATCCGCTTCTCCCCCCATATCTACAACAGCCGCGCCGAGATGGAGCGCGTGGCGGAGCTGCTCGCCAAGGCGTGA
- a CDS encoding PEPxxWA-CTERM sorting domain-containing protein: MWRKMIAAGVIAGGAVAPAGATIFTMTFYGTASEVQLYERQDVVSQVLTNVAYTSVYTIDDTKGTIYSSPSQSYFESAGGLTGLVTLAGVGSYAIAGNGGGAISTSNDWSDIGDSINADVANRINDFIDDRHIYSSVRAIDDFIAPVNGPYTITDFRQPMDYLLQPSDTSGSTFDYISYVTNLSNSTFESYARVAARVSLQRVVVAAAASPSDVPEPASWMMMIAGFGLVGGAMRRRSVRVRFV; the protein is encoded by the coding sequence ATGTGGCGTAAGATGATAGCGGCCGGTGTGATCGCAGGTGGGGCGGTCGCGCCGGCCGGCGCGACGATCTTCACGATGACTTTTTACGGCACGGCAAGCGAGGTGCAGCTCTACGAGCGGCAGGATGTGGTGTCGCAGGTGCTGACCAACGTGGCCTACACGTCGGTCTACACGATCGATGACACCAAGGGCACGATCTACAGTTCGCCGAGCCAGAGCTATTTCGAAAGTGCGGGCGGCCTTACCGGGCTCGTCACGCTGGCCGGCGTCGGCAGCTATGCGATTGCGGGCAATGGCGGTGGCGCGATCAGCACCAGCAACGATTGGTCGGACATCGGCGACAGCATCAACGCGGACGTGGCCAATCGCATCAACGATTTCATCGACGACCGGCACATCTATTCCAGTGTGCGGGCGATCGACGATTTCATCGCACCCGTGAACGGTCCCTATACGATCACCGATTTTCGTCAGCCGATGGATTATCTGCTGCAGCCGAGCGATACCTCTGGCTCGACGTTCGACTATATCAGTTACGTGACCAACCTCAGCAATTCGACGTTCGAAAGCTATGCGCGCGTCGCTGCCCGCGTCTCGCTGCAGCGTGTGGTGGTCGCAGCCGCCGCATCGCCCTCGGATGTGCCCGAGCCCGCCAGCTGGATGATGATGATCGCGGGCTTCGGGCTGGTCGGGGGAGCGATGCGCCGCCGCTCGGTGAGAGTGCGCTTCGTCTGA
- a CDS encoding helix-turn-helix transcriptional regulator, translating to MTDRLPLATLSALIGRIYDCAIDPTLWPETLTELRHDLGFSQAILTLQAMPTGRVLLNVASGIPDEWLVRIGDYSADIVALWGGAAAIAATPLERPVLLSEVNPETANGTCRNPYYLEWRQPQGITDTLALGLGRDATSLATASFVRHESQGPIGAMERETAALLAPHLRRAVTISRLLDVQTVTAATFDAVLGLLATPVLLVDTALGLVHANPAGAALLDRRRPLELRGGRISGIGPGVHRAIMAAIGAAATGEARIERKGFGIPATDGQGACAIHVLPLAPTIARGGIAPSAVAAIFVAEGLLPARETGALLAGLFGFTEAERRVCERIVAGATVAEASVALGIGVATVRTHLLRIFQKAGVGRQAELVALAAALRAPVSGD from the coding sequence ATGACCGACCGCCTGCCTCTGGCGACCTTGTCCGCGCTGATCGGGCGGATCTACGATTGTGCGATCGATCCGACCCTGTGGCCGGAGACGCTCACCGAGCTGCGCCATGATCTGGGCTTCTCGCAGGCGATCCTGACGCTGCAGGCGATGCCCACCGGCCGCGTCCTGCTGAACGTGGCGAGCGGCATCCCGGACGAATGGCTGGTGCGGATCGGCGACTATTCGGCGGACATCGTCGCGCTCTGGGGCGGCGCGGCCGCGATCGCCGCGACCCCGCTGGAGCGACCCGTACTGCTGTCGGAGGTGAACCCCGAGACGGCGAACGGCACCTGCCGCAATCCTTATTATCTCGAATGGCGCCAGCCGCAGGGGATCACCGATACGCTGGCGCTGGGGCTGGGCCGCGATGCGACCAGCCTCGCCACCGCCAGCTTCGTCCGCCACGAGAGCCAGGGCCCGATCGGCGCGATGGAGCGGGAGACGGCCGCGTTGCTCGCCCCCCATCTCCGCCGCGCCGTGACGATCAGCCGCCTGCTCGACGTGCAGACCGTGACGGCAGCGACGTTCGATGCCGTGCTGGGCCTGCTGGCGACGCCGGTGCTGCTGGTGGATACGGCCCTGGGGCTGGTCCACGCCAATCCGGCGGGCGCGGCTTTGCTGGACCGGCGGCGACCGCTGGAGCTGCGCGGCGGACGGATTTCGGGGATCGGCCCCGGTGTCCACCGCGCGATCATGGCCGCGATCGGCGCCGCCGCGACGGGCGAGGCGCGGATCGAGCGCAAGGGCTTCGGCATTCCGGCGACGGACGGACAGGGCGCCTGCGCGATCCATGTGCTGCCGCTGGCCCCCACGATCGCGCGCGGAGGGATCGCGCCGAGCGCGGTGGCCGCGATCTTCGTGGCGGAGGGCCTGTTGCCCGCGCGCGAGACGGGCGCGCTGCTGGCCGGCCTGTTCGGCTTCACCGAGGCGGAGCGGCGCGTATGCGAGCGGATCGTGGCAGGCGCGACGGTGGCGGAGGCGAGCGTGGCGCTGGGCATCGGCGTGGCGACGGTGCGCACGCATCTGCTGCGCATCTTCCAGAAAGCGGGAGTGGGCCGGCAGGCGGAGCTGGTGGCGCTGGCGGCGGCGCTGCGCGCGCCCGTATCGGGCGACTGA
- a CDS encoding GreA/GreB family elongation factor, with protein sequence MSVAFRRESDEEHLEPKFELPIPPGPNPVTARGHRLIEDKVVALEATVQGITEEEARKKVVRELRYWRSRLASAEIVPPRESEEAVFGSRVRFRLNAREQEIVIVGYDEADRADGTVSQDAPLARALMGAAEGDILAFAGREDAIEVLEVGLPR encoded by the coding sequence GTGAGCGTGGCCTTCCGTCGCGAGAGCGACGAGGAACATCTGGAGCCGAAGTTCGAGCTGCCCATCCCGCCCGGCCCCAATCCGGTGACGGCGCGCGGCCATCGGCTGATCGAGGACAAGGTGGTGGCGCTGGAAGCCACCGTTCAGGGCATCACCGAAGAGGAGGCGCGCAAGAAGGTGGTGCGCGAGCTGCGCTACTGGCGCAGCCGCCTCGCCTCGGCCGAGATCGTGCCCCCGCGCGAGAGCGAGGAGGCGGTGTTCGGATCGCGCGTCCGCTTCCGCCTCAATGCGCGCGAGCAGGAGATCGTGATCGTCGGCTATGACGAGGCCGATCGCGCCGACGGCACCGTCTCGCAGGACGCGCCCCTCGCCCGCGCGCTGATGGGCGCTGCGGAGGGAGATATCCTGGCCTTTGCCGGCCGCGAGGACGCGATCGAAGTGCTGGAGGTCGGCCTGCCCCGCTGA